In Sciurus carolinensis chromosome 17, mSciCar1.2, whole genome shotgun sequence, one genomic interval encodes:
- the Psmd6 gene encoding 26S proteasome non-ATPase regulatory subunit 6, with amino-acid sequence MPLENLEEEGLPKNPDLRIAQLRFLLSLPEHRGDAAVREELMAAVRDNNMAPYYEALCKSLDWQMDMDLLNKMKKANEEELKRLDEELEDAEKNLGESEIRDAMMAKAEYLCRIGDKEGALTAFRKTYDKTVALGHRLDIVFYLLRIGLFYMDNDLITRNTEKAKSLIEEGGDWDRRNRLKVYQGLYCVAIRDFKQAAELFLDTVSTFTSYELMDYKTFVTYTVYVSMIALERPDLREKVIKGAEILEVLHSLPAVRQYLFSLYECRYSVFFQSLAVVEQGMKKDWLFAPHYRYYVREMRIHAYSQLLESYRSLTLGYMAEAFGVGVEFIDQELSRFIAAGRLHCKIDKVNEIVETNRPDSKNWQYQETIKKGDLLLNRVQKLSRVINM; translated from the exons ATGCCGCTGGagaacctggaggaggagggtctgcCCAAGAACCCCGACCTGCGCATCGCGCAGCTGCGCTTCCTGCTGAGCCTGCCGGAGCACCGCGGAGACGCGGCGGTGCGCGAAGAGCTGATGGCGGCCGTCAGGGACAACA ACATGGCTCCTTATTATGAAGCCTTGTGCAAATCCCTCGACTGGCAGATGGACATGGACCTCCTCAATAAGATGAAGAAGGCAAATGAAGAAGAGCTGAAGCGATTGGATGAGGAGCTGGAGGATGCAGAGAAGAATCTGGGGGAGAGTGAGATTCGGGATGCAATGATGGCAAAAGCTGAGTACCTGTGTCGGATAGGCGACAAG GAAGGAGCTCTGACTGCCTTTCGAAAGACATATGACAAGACCGTGGCCCTGGGTCACCGCCTGGACATTGTATTCTATCTACTTCGGATTGGTCTATTTTATATGGATAATGATCTCATCACACGAAACACAGAAAAAGCTAAAAG CTTAATAGAAGAAGGAGGAGACTGGGACCGGAGAAACCGCCTGAAGGTATATCAGGGTCTTTACTGTGTGGCCATTAGAGATTTCAAACAGGCAGCTGAGCTCTTTCTCGACACCGTTTCGACATTTACCTCCTACGAACTCATGGATTACAAAACGTTTGTGACTTACACTGTCTACGTCAGCATGATTGCCTTAGAGAGACCAGACCTCAGGGAGAAG GTCATTAAGGGAGCAGAGATTCTTGAAGTGTTGCACAGTCTTCCAGCAGTTCGGCAGTACCTCTTTTCACTTTATGAATGTCGTTACTCCGTTTTCTTCCAGTCATTAG CGGTTGTGGAACAGGGAATGAAAAAGGACTGGCTTTTTGCTCCTCACTATCGATACTACGTGAGAGAAATGAGAATTCACGCGTACAGCCAGCTGCTGGAGTCATACAGGTCACTGACCCTGGGCTACATGGCAGAAGCATTTGGTGTTGGCGTGGAATTCATTGATCA GGAACTCTCCAGATTCATTGCTGCCGGGAGACTACACTGCAAAATTGATAAAGTGAATGAAATAGTGGAAACCAACAG acCTGATAGCAAGAACTGGCAGTACCAAGAAACTATCAAGAAAGGAGATCTGCTACTAAACAGAGTTCAGAAACTTTCCAGAGTAATTAATATGTAA